The Arachis duranensis cultivar V14167 chromosome 2, aradu.V14167.gnm2.J7QH, whole genome shotgun sequence genome has a window encoding:
- the LOC107474356 gene encoding translocase of chloroplast 120, chloroplastic, which translates to MEEVEVFQEAMEPKDHLDDQEVKDNHGDAVVDKGDDAATVNASPLTVLDEAPSAAQNTDKFEESIGVAEESAQDNEKVELVASDEVGKVGQEPPDSVHLDGVDSGGTGREVSCDESSNIIDDGLQRSELNGVQEQSDLNTDEETVAQENGAMVDVDSGLVSEKSEDEDSGFVTPRENGGVIWENRSTEKVDDVVPEPNTESEFNKMSNQDFDAGDLKESNFDPEFRGNNTKEQLNASAMPYSESQDNAGEEVHENSALRNSELPEEVITDLKDNTLDIDINNEGTAGDEISSSFGQSTKCKDYNNVDANDSKAGSDSEDQEAVGEIGGTSPDIHDAMEDRELIQATGSSSSLQNSTADEIPVQITAADLKGLKDDRSQVSAVDNHGDQGLSSVAGEHEKIQEINAKEKETTQATRDQNSEVASSSGKPVAASNPPVRPAGLGRTAPLLEPTPRTVPQPRTNGTVSNTQSRQTEDSSNGETEEYDETREKLQMIRVKFLRLAHRLGQTPHNVVVAQVLYRLGLAEQLRGRNGGRVGAFSFDRASAMAEQLEAAGQEPLDFSCTIMVLGKTGVGKSATINSIFDEVKFNTDAFQTGTKKVQDVVGTVQGIKVRVIDTPGLLPSWSDQRHNEKILHSVKRFINKTPPDIVLYLDRLDMQSRDFSDMPLLRTITEMFGPSIWFNAIVVLTHAASAPPDGPNGTASSYDMFVTQRSHVVQQAIRQAAGDMRLMNPVALVENHSACRINRAGQRVLPNGQIWKPHLLLLSFASKILAEANALLKLQDSPPGKPYTARARAPPLPFLLSSLLQSRPQLKLPEEQFGDEDSLDDDLDESSDSDDETEPDDLPPFKRLTKAQVGQLSRAQKKAYFDELEYREKIFMKKQLKEEKKQRRMLKKMAESTKELPSDPNENVEDESGGAASVPVPMPDLALPASFDSDNPTHRYRYLDSSNQWLVRPVLETHGWDHDVGYEGLNVERLFVLKEKMPLSFSGQVTKDKKDANVQMEVATSLKYGEGKATSLGFDMQTVGKDLAYTLRSETKFSNFRRNMATAGLSFSLLGDALSAGVKVEDKFVASKRFKVVIAGGAMAGRGDVAYGGSLEAHLRDKDYPLGRSLSTLGLSVMDWHGDLAVGCNLQSQIPVGRYTNLVARANLNNRGAGQVSIRLNSSEQLQIALIGLIPLLKKMVGYPQQLQFGQ; encoded by the coding sequence ATGGAGGAGGTTGAAGTTTTCCAGGAGGCAATGGAGCCAAAAGATCATTTGGATGATCAGGAAGTAAAGGACAATCATGGAGATGCTGTTGTTGATAAAGGAGATGATGCTGCCACAGTTAATGCTTCCCCTTTAACTGTGCTTGATGAAGCTCCTAGTGCTGCACAGAATACGGATAAATTTGAGGAGTCTATTGGGGTTGCTGAGGAATCTGCCCAAGACAATGAGAAGGTTGAACTAGTTGCTAGCGATGAGGTGGGCAAAGTTGGGCAGGAACCACCTGATAGTGTTCATCTAGATGGAGTTGATTCTGGAGGAACTGGAAGAGAAGTATCTTGTGATGAATCTTCCAATATCATTGATGATGGTTTACAAAGGAGTGAGTTAAATGGCGTACAGGAGCAGTCTGACTTAAATACTGACGAAGAGACAGTTGCTCAGGAGAATGGTGCCATGGTGGATGTAGACTCTGGTTTAGTCAGTGAGAAGTCTGAAGATGAGGATTCTGGATTCGTGACCCCAAGAGAAAATGGTGGTGTAATCTGGGAAAACAGGAGCACAGAGAAGGTAGATGATGTTGTTCCTGAGCCCAATACAGAATCTGAATTCAATAAGATGTCAAACCAGGATTTTGATGCTGGGGATTTGAAGGAGAGTAACTTTGATCCTGAATTCAGAGGCAACAACACAAAAGAACAGTTGAATGCTTCAGCTATGCCTTATAGCGAATCTCAAGATAATGCAGGTGAAGAAGTACATGAAAATTCAGCACTTAGAAATTCTGAACTTCCAGAGGAAGTGATTACAGATTTGAAGGATAATACCCTTGACATCGATATAAACAATGAGGGTACAGCTGGTGATGAAATTAGTTCATCTTTTGGTCAGAGTACCAAATGCAAAGATTACAACAATGTTGATGCTAATGATAGTAAAGCTGGATCAGATTCAGAGGACCAGGAAGCAGTTGGTGAAATAGGAGGAACTTCTCCCGACATACATGACGCCATGGAGGATAGGGAACTGATACAAGCTACTGGAAGCTCATCCTCATTGCAAAATTCTACTGCTGATGAGATACCAGTTCAGATTACTGCAGCTGATTTAAAAGGTCTTAAGGATGACCGATCTCAGGTTTCTGCTGTAGATAATCATGGAGATCAAGGATTATCATCTGTGGCCGGGGAGCATGAAAAGATACAGGAGATCAATGCAAAAGAGAAGGAAACCACTCAGGCCACTAGAGACCAAAACAGTGAGGTTGCCTCCTCATCTGGAAAGCCTGTTGCTGCTAGCAACCCTCCAGTTCGTCCAGCTGGCCTTGGTCGTACAGCACCATTATTGGAACCTACCCCAAGGACAGTGCCACAGCCTCGTACAAATGGCACTGTATCTAATACACAGTCCCGACAAACAGAAGATTCCTCAAACGGTGAGACTGAGGAGTATGACGAGACTCGTGAGAAGCTTCAGATGATTAGGGTAAAATTTTTACGGTTGGCTCATAGGCTTGGGCAGACACCCCATAATGTTGTTGTAGCACAGGTTTTATATAGACTGGGCCTGGCTGAGCAACTCAGGGGGCGGAATGGTGGTCGAGTTGGTGCATTTAGTTTTGATCGTGCAAGTGCAATGGCTGAGCAACTTGAAGCAGCAGGTCAGGAGCCACTTGATTTCTCTTGTACAATAATGGTTCTTGGAAAGACAGGAGTTGGTAAGAGTGCAACAATCAATTCTATATTTGATGAGGTTAAATTTAATACTGATGCTTTTCAAACTGGAACAAAAAAGGTTCAGGATGTTGTGGGAACAGTGCAGGGCATTAAGGTACGTGTGATAGATACACCAGGACTTTTACCTTCCTGGTCTGACCAACGACATAATGAGAAGATTCTGCACTCTGTCAAGCGCTTTATTAATAAAACACCACCAGATATTGTGCTCTATCTTGATAGGTTAGACATGCAGAGCCGTGATTTTAGTGATATGCCACTATTGCGCACAATTACTGAGATGTTTGGACCTTCAATATGGTTCAATGCTATTGTTGTTCTGACTCATGCAGCATCTGCTCCTCCTGATGGCCCAAATGGTACTGCTTCCAGTTATGACATGTTTGTCACACAGCGCTCTCATGTTGTGCAGCAAGCCATTCGTCAAGCAGCTGGAGATATGCGTCTAATGAATCCTGTAGCATTGGTGGAGAACCACTCTGCATGCAGAATAAATAGGGCTGGCCAGAGAGTGTTGCCTAATGGCCAGATTTGGAAGCCTCATCTGTTACTCTTGTCTTTTGCCTCAAAAATTCTGGCTGAAGCAAATGCCCTTCTAAAGTTACAAGATAGTCCACCTGGAAAGCCTTACACTGCTCGAGCAAGAGCACCACCTTTACCATTTCTTTTGTCATCCCTTCTTCAGTCAAGGCCACAATTAAAGTTGCCAGAGGAGCAGTTTGGTGATGAGGACAGTCTTGATGACGACCTTGATGAGTCATCTGATTCTGATGATGAAACAGAACCTGATGACTTGCCACCATTTAAACGTTTGACGAAGGCCCAGGTGGGACAATTGTCTAGAGCTCAGAAAAAGGCATATTTTGATGAGTTGGAGTACcgagaaaaaatttttatgaagaaACAATTGAAGGAAGAGAAAAAGCAACGGAGGATGTTGAAGAAAATGGCAGAATCAACAAAGGAGCTGCCAAGTGATCCTAACGAAAATGTTGAAGATGAAAGTGGTGGTGCAGCTTCTGTTCCTGTTCCCATGCCAGATTTGGCCTTGCCGGCTTCTTTCGATTCTGATAATCCCACTCATCGGTATCGGTATCTTGATTCATCCAATCAGTGGCTTGTAAGACCTGTCCTAGAAACTCATGGATGGGATCATGATGTGGGTTATGAAGGATTAAATGTAGAAAGATTGTTTGTTCTTAAAGAGAAGATGCCATTATCTTTCAGTGGTCAGGTTACCAAGGATAAAAAGGATGCTAATGTTCAAATGGAAGTTGCCACTTCTCTTAAGTATGGAGAAGGGAAAGCAACTTCGTTAGGCTTTGATATGCAGACTGTTGGGAAGGACTTAGCTTATACATTGCGAAGTGAGACAAAATTTAGTAACTTCAGGAGAAATATGGCTACTGCTGGTCTCTCATTTTCTCTCCTGGGTGATGCCCTGTCAGCTGGAGTTAAAGTTGAAGACAAATTTGTTGCCAGTAAACGATTCAAGGTGGTTATTGCTGGTGGTGCAATGGCAGGGCGTGGTGATGTTGCTTATGGTGGCAGTTTGGAGGCCCATTTGAGAGATAAAGATTATCCTCTTGGGAGGTCTTTGTCAACACTGGGGCTTTCTGTTATGGACTGGCATGGTGATCTTGCTGTTGGTTGCAATTTACAATCACAAATCCCAGTTGGTCGGTATACAAACCTTGTTGCCAGGGCCAATTTGAACAACCGAGGTGCAGGACAAGTCAGCATTAGGTTAAATAGTTCAGAGCAGCTtcaaattgctttgattggtCTCATCCCTCTACTTAAGAAGATGGTTGGTTATCCTCAACAATTGCAGTTTggacaatga